One Myotis daubentonii chromosome 12, mMyoDau2.1, whole genome shotgun sequence genomic region harbors:
- the FIGLA gene encoding LOW QUALITY PROTEIN: factor in the germline alpha (The sequence of the model RefSeq protein was modified relative to this genomic sequence to represent the inferred CDS: inserted 1 base in 1 codon), translating to MDLVPGLLVTPKAEVLEDLLREQFGPLPQLAAICRLKRLPSGGYSSTEDLQLVLERRRVANAKERERIKNLNRGFSKLKALVPFLPQSRKPSKVDILKGATEYIRVLGDVLGRARDSEKQNPDHQNYINSTSEPRISMAKEQLRNSTQCAGCDVGLKNEEEGPWADGGSGEPACTCRQSVMSTTGVXSPTRSMDRFPEVELLSHGSKYEK from the exons ATGGACCTGGTGCCCGGCTTGCTCGTCACCCCGAAGGCCGAGGTGCTGGAGGACCTGCTGCGGGAGCAGTTCGGGCCACTGCCCCAGCTGGCCGCCATCTGCCGGCTCAAGCGGCTGCCCTCGGGCGGCTACTCGTCTACCGAGGACCTGCAGTTGGTGCTGGAGCGACGGCGCGTGGCCAACGCCAAGGAGCGCGAAAGG ATAAAAAATCTCAACCGTGGTTTTTCCAAACTGAAGGCATTGGTGCCATTTCTTCCTCAAAGCAGGAAGCCTAGCAAAGTTGACATTCTTAAAGGTGCAACTGAATACATACGAGTCCTCGGTGATGTTTTGGGACGAGCCAGAGACTCCGAG AAACAAAACCCAGATCATCAGAACTATATAAACAGTACTTCTGAACCACGTATATCCATGGCTAAAGAGCAATTGAGGAACAGCACTCAATGTGCTGGCTGTGATGTGGGCTTGAAGAATGAGGAGGAAGGGCCCTGGGCAGATGGTGGCAGTGGCGAACCAGCATGCACTTGTCGCCAGAGCGTGATGTCTACAACTGGAG ACTCCCCTACCAGGAGTATG